Proteins from one Camelus bactrianus isolate YW-2024 breed Bactrian camel chromosome 24, ASM4877302v1, whole genome shotgun sequence genomic window:
- the LOC105071657 gene encoding small ribosomal subunit protein eS7-like, which produces MNSGLKAQLWELNITVAKEIEVAGGRKAIIIFVLVPQLKSFQKIQLRLVRELEKKFNGKHVVFIAQRRILAKPTRKSHTRYKRKHLRSCTLTAVQDMILEDLVFPSETVGKRIRVKLDASCVRKAHLDKAGQCGT; this is translated from the coding sequence ATGAACTCGGGCCTCAAGGCCCAGCTGTGGGAGCTGAACATCACAGTGGCCAAGGAAATTGAAGTTGCTGGTGGTCGGAAAGCTATTATAATCTTTGTTCTGGTCCCTCAACTGAAATCTTTCCAGAAAATCCAGCTCCGGCTAGTGCGCGAGTTGGAGAAAAAGTTCAACGGGAAGCACGTTGTCTTTATTGCTCAGAGGAGAATTCTGGCTAAGCCAACTCGAAAAAGCCATACCAGATATAAGCGAAAGCATCTCAGGAGCTGCACTCTGACAGCCGTGCAGGACATGATCCTGGAGGACCTGGTTTTCCCAAGTGAGACTGTGGGCAAGAGAATTCGCGTGAAACTGGATGCCAGCTGCGTGAGAAAGGCTCATTTGGACAAAGCAGGACAATGTGGAACATGA